The DNA segment GAAGATGGAGAAGAGTCAGCTGGAACAGGTGCGGAACGCGGGATACTACGGGGAGTTCGGCGGACGGTACGTACCGGAGGCACTGGAACCGCTCCTCGACGAATTGGCGACGGCCTTTCAGGCCGCCGCGGCCGACGAAACCTTTCAGGCGGAGCTGGAACGTCTCCTCCAGGAGTATGTGGGACGGCCGTCACCGATCACGGAGTGCGTCAATACCAGCAGGGCCCTCGGCGGCGGACGGCTCTTCCTCAAGCGGGAGGATCTGAACCACACCGGCGCCCACAAGATCAACAACGCCCTGGGGCAGGCCCTGCTGGCCAGGCGGATGGGCAAGACCGAGCTCATCGCCGAAACCGGTGCGGGGATGCACGGCACGGCCACGGCGACCGTGGCGGCGCTGATGAACATGAGGTGCACCGTCTATATGGGCGCCGTGGACGTGGAGCGCCAGGCGCCGAATGTGCAGCGGATGAAGCTTCTCGGCACGGAGGTGGTCCCCGTTCAGGAGGGGCAGCAGACGCTGAAGGAGGCGGTGGACGCCGCCATCGCCGCCTGGGTGGAACGCCCCGAGGCCTTCTACCTGCTGGGGTCGGCGGTTGGGCCCCATCCCTATCCCGAGATGGTGCGGACCTTCCAGAGCGTCATCGGCCGGGAGGCGAGAGGGCAATTCATGCAGCGGGAAGAGCTGCTCCCCGATTACGCGGTGGCCTGCGTCGGCGGCGGCAGCAACGCCATCGGGCTCTTCTCGGCCTTCCTGGACGACCCCTCGGTCCAGATCGTCGGCGTAGAGCCCTCAGGCAGGAATCTCGACCCGGGACAGCACGCCGCCACCCTCACCAAGGGCGCACCCGGCGTGATCCACGGATTCCGCAGCTACGTGCTCACCGACGACAACGGCGAGCCCGCGGAGGTCTACTCCATCTCCGCGGGACTGGACTACCCCGGTGTGGGGCCGGAACACGCCTTTCTGAAAGAGAGCGGCCGGGTACACTACGACACCGCATCCGACGAGGACGCCCTCTCCGCCTTCGCCTACCTCTCCGAAAAGGAGGGGATCATCCCGGCACTGGAAAGCGCCCATGCCGTGGCCTACGCGCTGCGCATCCTCCCCGAGCTGGAACCGCACCAGACGGTGCTGGTCAACCTCTCCGGCCGGGGCGACAAGGACATGGACAGCGTCTTCAAAACCCGATAACCACCGGCGACACCGAACCTCCCTTTCTCGCCGCCCCGGGATATCCCGGGGCGGTCCTTTTTTCCCAACCAGGCCGCCACCAAGGCTCCCCGCAGTCCGGATCCGGAGATCGCGCCCGGGTTCCGGCACCACAGCCGACCCGAAGGGCTGTTGAAACGGTGTGCTACAATCCACATCTAAGGGAGTGATACCCATCAAAGAGAAACACAGCTGGTCACCACGCTTTGTCCTGGCCACAGGCTTCGGCCTGGGGCTCCTGCCGCTCTGCCCCGGCTCCTTCGCCGCACTCATCGGCCTGGGACTCCATCTTGCGGTCATGCAGGCCTCCATGCCCGTCATGTACGGGGTGGTGCTCGCCGGATTCCTGGCTTTCAGCGCCGGCACCATTCTCCTCAACAACTGGGCCGAAGCATACTGGAAGGAAGGCGACTCCTCCCACTTCGTTCTCGACGAGGTGGCGGGGTACCTCTTCGCCGCCCTGCTCTTCCCGGCCCGGAGCCTGGCCGGAGCGCTGGCCATCTTCTTCCTCTTCCGGATCTTCGACATCATCAAACTCCCCGGCGCGCGTTACATCGACAGAAACTGGCACTCCGGCTGGGGGGTGCTGACCGACGACCTGGTCAGCGCCACCTACGCCGCAGTGGTCATGCATATCCTGGTCCGGTACACGACGCTGTTCGGAGTGTAACCACCTGGCAGGGAGGTCAGCCATGGAGCGTCACGAAGACAACACCCCGACACTGCAGGGACTCACCGAGAAGGAGGTTCGTACGCGCCGGGAGCAGTACGGCACCAATGTGCTCACCCCGCCGGAACGGGACCCCTGGTGGAAGCTCTTTCTGGAGAAGTTCGACGACCCCATCATCCGCATCCTGCTGGTGGCCGCCGTCATCGCCCTGGTCTCCGGCTGGTTCGAGGGAAGCATGATCGAGGGGTTCGGCATCCTGACAGCCGTCTTTCTGGCCACCTTCGTGGCCTTCATCAACGAGTACAAGGCGGGCAAGGAGTTCGACCTCCTCAACAAGACCAGCGACGACGCCCCCGTCACCGTGATCCGCAGCGGAGACTACACCACGGTCCCCCGCAGGGACCTGGTGGTGGGCGACCTGGTGCTCGTCGAGACCGGCGACGAGATCCCCGCCGACGGCGAGCTGGTGGAGGCCGTCTCCCTGCAGGTCAACGAATCGAGCCTCACCGGCGAGTCGGTACCCATCCGCAAGGCCCCCTGGAAGGAACGGGACAACCGGGAGGGAGACCACACCTATCCACCCTACAACCTCCTCCGCGAGACCCTGGTGTCCGAAGGCCACGGGACTATGCGCGTCACCGCCGTGGGCGACAGCACCGAGATCGGCAAGACCGCACGCAGCGCCTCCGAGAAGACCGAACAGGACTCCCCCCTTCTCCGGCAGCTGGACCGGCTGGGTCGGTGGATCAGCATCTTCGGCTTCTCCGTGGCCGCCGTCACCTTCGCAGCCCTCATCGGCCGGGGTGTGGTCGCCGGCGAGTTCGACCTCTCCCCCGGCCAGTGGTTCTTCACCGCCGGGGCCACCGCCGCCGTTCTGCTGGCGCTTGCACGGATCTGGTTCCCCGTGGTGGACGACGCCTTTGTCCTCTCCGGCCGCGGACCGACACCGAAACCCTTCCGCACTCCCCCAAGCTGGGGCGCCTCGGTGCTCGGGGCCGCCGCGCTCTTTCTGGCGGTGCTGCTCGTCGGGCGGATGGCCGGGCTGATCCCCCACGCCCCAGGCGCATGGCTGCCAGCCGAGGTGGCCCTCCATTTCCTGCAGTACTTCATGATCGTGGTGACCATCATTGTGGTGGCCGTCCCCGAGGGGCTCCCCCTGAGCACCACGCTCTCGCTGGCCTACAGCATGCGCAAGATGGTGGCCACCAACAACCTGGTCCGCCGCATGACCGCCTGCGAGACCATCGGCGCCGCCACGGTGATCTGCAGCGACAAGACGGGCACGCTCACCATGAACCGGATGAATGTCCGCACCGGACGCTTCCCGGAGAGCGACGACGGGACGCTGCCTCCGGAGGTGGTCGAGGGGATGGCCGTCAACGCCACGGCCAACCTCGGCACCGACGAGGAAGGCAATCCGACCCGACTGGGCAACCCCACGGAGTGCGCCCTGCTGATGGCCCTCCACGACCGCGGGATCGGCTACCAGCCCATCAGAAACCGGTTCACCGTCACAAAGCAGTGGACCTTCACCACCCAGCGGAAGTACATGGCCACCTACGGCGTCAACGAAGCGGGACAGAAACGGCTCCACATCAAGGGAGCCCCCGAGATGCTGCTGGAGCACTGCACCTCTATCGGGAACGGCGACAGCCAACGCAAGCTCGGCCAGGAGGAGCGCGAAGGGATCGCCGGGGAGATCACCTCCTACCAGGCCCGGGGAATGCGGGTGCTGGGCTTCGCCATCCACGAAGGCCCCCTTGACGCGGCCGGCGATGAGGATCCCCTCAAAGCGGGGCTCGCCTGGCTGGGCTTCGTGGCCATCGAGGACCCGGTGCGGCCCGAGGTGGCCCGGTCTGTGCAGCAGGTGCGGCAGGCGGGCATCGACGTCAAGATCGTCACCGGCGACCACGCCGGCACGGCTGGCGAGGTGGCCCGGCAGATCGGCCTGCTGGCCGAGGGCGACGACGAAGAAACGCTCCACATCAAGGGGAAGGACTTCGCCGCCCTGGACGAGGAGGAAGCCCGCCGCGCCGCCCGGCAATTGCGCATCATGTCCCGGGCACGGCCGTCGGACAAACTCAGGCTGGTCCGACTGCTCCGGGAGGAAGGCGAGGTGGTGGCCGTCACCGGCGACGGCACCAACGACGGCCCGGCGCTGAACTACGCCAGCGTGGGACTGGCCATGGGACGCACCGGCACCGCTGTGGCCAAGGAGGCCAGCGACATCATTCTGCTGGACGACTCCTTCGGCACCATCGCCAGGGCGGTGATGTGGGGTCGGTCGCTCTACCTGAACATCCAGCGCTTTATCCTCTTCCAGCTGACGGTAAACCTCGCCGCCGTGGGCACCGCCATGCTGGGCCCCTTTCTGGGTATCGAGCTGCCGCTGACGGTGATCCAGATGCTCTGGGTGAACCTGATCATGGACACCTTTGCCGCCCTGGCGCTGGCCACGGAACCACCGGACTGGCGCCTCATGGAAAACCCGCCCCGCCGCCTCAGGGACTTCATCGTCACACCGGTGATGCAGTCGCGGCTCGCAAGCATGGGGGGGCTTTTCATCGTCGCTACAGTGACCTTCCTGCTGGTCATCGAGAGTGACGGGGCGGTGACACAACGGGAGCTGACCCTCTTTTTCACCACCTTCGTGATGCTCCAGCTCTGGAACCTCTTCAACGCCCGCGGCCTGGGGCGAAAGGGATACTCGGTGGTGGGCATGCTCGGCCAGAACCGCACCTTCCTGGTGATCCTGGGGATCATCTTTCTGGGGCAGGTGGCCATTGTACAGTTCGGCGGCGCCGTGATGCGCACCGTCCCGCTATCGCTCACCCAGTGGATCGCCGTGATCCTCTGCACCTCGCCGGTGCTGCTGCTGGGCCGGCTGCAGCGATGGTGGCTCACACGCCGGGCCAAGGCCTGACAGACCGGGGGATTCGGCCCCACCAGCACGGGCAAACGGCAGGGGAGGCCATCCCCTGCCGTTTTTTGTTTCTCCTATGCGGTGAGCCCCTGGGTGTTACTCGGTATCGCTCCCGATGGCCTCGGTCATGAACTCGGCCAGCTCGCGGCTGAACTCAGTGGGGTTGTCCAGGGTGCCCCCTTCGGCGAGGACCGCCTGGCCGTAGAGGAGCCGTCCGTAGTGCTGCAGCCGGTCGTCGTCGGGGTTGGTCTCGTAGAGACGCTCCAGCCTGCGCACCACCGGATGCCCCGGGTTGACCTCCAGGATGCGCCTGGTGGGCGGCACCTCCTGGCCCATGCTCTTCATCAGCTGCTCCAGCTGGGGCGACATGTCGTGCTCCTCGCCGACCAGACAGGCCGGTGAGGAGGTGAGCCGTTTGGAGATCCGCACCTCCTTGACGTGGTCCTCCAGCTTCCTGCCCAGGGCCTGCAGGAACGCCGCGGGAGCCTGCTGTTCCTTCTCCTTCTCCCGGCCTTCCCCGGACTCGCTGTCTTCGGCCTCCTCGCCGAACTCCACGGCACCCTTGGCGGCGGACTGGAGCTGGTAGTCCTTGAACTCCGTCACCATCTGGCTCCAGACATCGTCCACCTGGTCGGACAGCAGCAGCACCTCGTAGCCCTTCTCCCGGAAGGCCTCCAGATGGGGCGACGCCTTGAGGGTTTCCAGGGACGCACCGCTGAGGAAGTAGATGGTCTTCTGCCCCTCGGACATCCGGTCGATGTATTCCTGCAGCGAGGTCTGTTCCTCGGTGGTGCTGGGAAAGAGCGACATCTCCATGATGGTCTCCCGCTGCTTCTCGTCGTGGAGGATCCCCTCCTTGAGCACCCGTCCGAACTCGCCCCAGAAGATCCGGTACTGGTCGGGCTCCTGGTTTTTCATCTTCTTGAGTGTGTCCAGGACCTTCCGGGTGATGTTCTTGCGGATCATCCGGATCTGGCGGTTTTTCTGCAGCAGCTCCCGGGAGATGTTCAGTGTGAGGTCCTCGGAGTCCACCACACCCCTGAGGAAACGGAGATACTCGGGGATCAGGTCCTTGCAGTCCTGCATGATGAAGACCCGGCGGACATAGAGCTGCACACCCCGCTCCACATCCTGGATATAGAGATCGAAGGGTGCCTTGGCGGGGATATAGAGCAGCGCCTTGAAGGTGCTGGTCCCCTCGGCACTGTACCGGATGCGCTGCAGCGGGTCCTGCCAGTCGTGGCTGATATGCTTGTAGAATTCGTTGTACTCCTCCTCGGTGACCTCCTCTTCCGGCCGAGTCCAGATGGCCTTCATGGAGTTGAGGACCTCGTCCTCCTCGTCACCCTTCATGCGGATGGGATAGGCCACGAAGTCGGAGTAGCGCTTGACGATCCGCCGGAGCACCTGGGGCTCGGCGTAGTCCTCCAGGTTCTCCTCCTCGTCGGCGGTGGTGAGGTGAAGGATCACCGTGGTTCCCTGTTCCTGACGCTCGGTTTCCTCCATGGTGAAGGTGCCCTCCCCATCGGAGACCCACCGCCAGGCCTGGTCGCTGCCGGCCTTGCGGGTGATCAGCTCCACCCGGTCGGCCACCATGAAGGAGGAGTAGAAGCCCACGCCGAACTGGCCGATGAGCTCCGCAGGCACCTCGCTCCCTTTCTGCTCCTGCAGGATTTTCAGGAACTCCTGGGTTCCCGACTTGGCGATGGTGCCGATGTAGTTGATGACCTCATCGCGGTCCATGCCGATGCCATTGTCGTGGATGGCGAGGGTACGCTGTTCCTTGTCCGGTTCCAGGCGGATGTGGAGATCCTCCGCAAGAGGCGCCAGCTCCAGGTCGGTGAGACTCTCCACGCGCAGCTTGTCCAGGGCATCCGAGGCGTTGGAGATGAGCTCCCTGAGAAAGATCTGCTTGTGGCTGTACACGGAGTGGATCATCAGATCCAGCAACTGCTTCCCTTCGCTCTTGAACGAAAAGGTCTCTGCGGTGTGTTCTGTCATTCTGTTCCCTCCCTTTGGGCTTGCTTCCCGCAACCGGGACGCGTCTCCCGGATTGTCGGGAGCACAGTATGGTATGCTTGGTGATGTGCACAACAAAAACCGGTTCGGTCCGGCACGCAGGAGATCTCCGCAACGGGCAACCGGCAACAGCATATCCTACCAATTTTTGGTGGCTTGACAACCGATGTTGTACGGAGTCGGCAGATCGCACCAGGGGGGATCGGCAATGCGCTGTACAGGAACGGGGTTTTCCCGTATCGGCGAACGCGGCACCAACGAGGACAGCTGGACCTTCGCGAACCTTCCGTCCGGCTGCCTCGCCGTCGTCGCCGACGGTCTGGGCGGCCAGGAGGGCGGCGAGGTGGCCTCCGCCATCGCCACTGACGTCATGCGCCGCTCACTCGAATCGAGCTTGGAAAGCGACGGACAGGTCCTGGCCTCGGCCGTCGGAGAGGCCCACGGAAGCATCCGCACCGAGCAGACCCGCAGGGACCTGCCCGAGATGATGACCACCGTGGTGGCGTTGCTGGTCCAGGGCGACCAGGCATGGTGGGCCCATGTGGGCGACAGCCGCTGCTATCTCCTTCGGGAGGGGGCCCTCCGCCTGCTCACCGAGGACCACACGCCGCTGGGCGAGATGGTCCGTACAGGCCGGCTGCAGCCCGGCGATCTCCGGCACCATCCCATGCGGAACATGCTCTCCCGCTGTCTGGGACATCCCGACGAGGCAAACCTCTCCGTGCCGACCGGAACAGATACAGTCCAGCCGGGTGACCGCTTTCTGCTCTGCAGCGACGGCCTCTGGGAACCCGTCGACGAGGAACGGATGGAGGCCACGGCACGGGACGCGGCGACACCCGAGGAATGGACCGGCCTGCTGGAAGAGGAGGTCCTGCGGCTGGGCACGCCGAGACAGGACAACTACACCGCCGTCGTCGTCCAGATGGAATAACCTCCGCACCTCCAAAACACACTGGCGGGGAAGCGCCTACCACCCGTGGCCGCCCTCCAGGATCTCTCCACACATACCGGAAACGACCCCACGTTTGTCACAGTCAGCCGTTGACGGGAAACGTCCATAGGGTATGATAAGTGCTGGTTTTGTGTGTTCCGACGGCATGCTCGGTATGTTCCGTCATCTGCCCAGGAAGAAGAGAGTGTTCAAGATATAGAGGTGCGTCCCATGCCGATGATGCTCGCCACAAAGGACCTCCGCCCCGGCCTCGTTCTGGGGGAAGACATCCGTAACACAACGGGAAACACGCTCCTCGCCCGTGGAGTCGTGCTCAACGAGCGGTACATCCGCCGCCTCGAAAAAAGCGGCGTGCAGTTCGTCAAGATCGCCCTCACCCCTGACGAGGAGAAGCCGGGCTCCCCCAGCCATCTCAACGACACCCGGGCCAGGCAGATCCAGCATGAGATCACACATATCCATCAGATCTTCGCCGAGAAGAAAACGCTGGACCGGAAGCTGCTGAAGGAGCTCACCGAGAACCTCACCTCGCTGATCAAGGATATCCTGGCCGGCGACGACCAGATTCTTCGGGAGATCAGGTATCTCTCCAGTCACGACCAGTACACCTACGAACACTCCTGGATGGTGATGGTCACCGCGGTGCTGCTCGCCGCCAAGGCCTCGGAACAGGAACTCATCCCCGAAATGAGCTACCAGGACCAGGTCAACCTCGCCCTGGGCACCTCCCTCCACGATCTGGGCAAGGTGAACATCCCCGACACAATCCTCAACAAGCCGGGCCGGCTTGAAGAGCAGGAGATGGACATCATGAAGGAGCATCCCCAACACGGGTTCGATCTAATCAGGAACAACCCCAATATCCACCCCATGGCCAAGGCGATTGTACTCCACCACCACCAGCGCTGGGACGGCAGCGGCTACGGCCCGAAGAGCGGTGATCTGATGGCAGGCAAGGAGATCCCGCCGCTGGTGCGCATCGCCTCTCTGGCGGACGTCTACGACGCCCTGGTCACCGACCGTCCCTACCGTGCCGGATTCCTCCCCCAGAAGGCGCTTGACATCATCGACAGCGAATCGGGCGGGTACTTCGACCCCACACTGGTCCCCCTTTTCACGGCCATCGCCCCGCCCTACCCCGCCGGGAGCCTTCTGTTCACTACCGAGGGGCTCATCGGCGCCACGCTCCAGGCGTATCACAAGCCCCCCGTGAACATCTACGTCATCGCCTCCCTCTCACAGGAAACAAAGGATTCCGTCGGCGCCATACGAAAAGCCGGCAAGGACGACATCCTCACCGGCGGCACATCCCTCAACGGCCTGGCGGAGCATATCGGCAAGCTTCCCGGCCTTCCGCCGGCGCTGCAGGACGACAGGTGCACGCTGACCACGCTGGACAGCTGGAGGGGACCGATCCACTCGGCGCTGGGTTTCCTCACCAAACGGTGCTCCTAACCCTTCCCCGCCCCGCGGCGTGATCGGAGGTGGGCCTCCTTCCGGGCCCGGTCGCGACCCATCAGCACGCGCACCTCTTCATTGGTCCGCCAGAGATACTCCGGCGGAAGGTAGAGCATCTCCTCGATATCCCCACAGGTATACTGAATAAGGATCCGTCCGCTTCGGCCGACCTCCAGATTGGTGACAACGATATCCCGTTCGTCGTGGTCGAGATCGTAGTACTCCTCGGCGTAGATGTGGCAGAGCTCGACGGCCCTCTCCTCCAGTGCGGTGCGGAGTCTTCGGTATTCTTCGAATTCGCGTTTCTGCATGGGACAGTCTCCTTTCGGCGGATTCATAGGTCCATTTTAACAAGGCAGCGCATCTCTGTCATGTCACATCGTCCCTGATGGCACAGATCCTCCAAAACTGCTAGGATATGGAGGCTCCATTGCAGCCTGCAGCACCGCATCGGCGGCACCCGAGCCCTCCTGAGCGGCCCTTCGCCGCCCCTGTGCGCGGCGGCGTCCACTGCTGCAATCGAGACACATCCATCCGTTGAAGGAGGCCTCCCCATGCCGCTTTCGGGCATTCTCTTTGCTCTTGCCACCGCGCTCTGCTGGGCACTGGCTCCGCTCTTCTACCGCCGCAATATGGCCGAAGAGCTGCCCTTTTTCAAGATGAACGCCATGCGCTCACTGGGTTTCCTGGGCTTCATGGTCACCGCCGTACTGATCATGCATCCCCCGCACCTCATGGCCGCACCGGGGGTGATCGCCCTCATCGCCTGCGGTACCATCATCGGGAATGTCACCGGCGATCTCTTCTACATGTCGGCCATCGGCGCCACCGGCGTGGGCCGGGCGACAGGCATCGCCAGCATCTACCCTCTGGTGGTCACCACCATCGCCGTCATCTGGCTGGACGAACGGGTGACACTCCCCATTCTCACCGGAACGCTGGCGGTCATCTTCGGTCTGAACCTGCTGCGCAACGTCAAGAGCGTGGGAATGGCCGGCGCCGATCTCAAGAAGGGCTTCCTCCTGGCTCTGGGGGCGGCCCTCTGCTGGGGAACGTCCTTCCCGGTGAGCCGCTGGGTGATGGTGAACACCGACCTGGACTACATCACGCTGAACTTCTGGCGGAGCTGTGCCTTTCTGCCGGCCATCTGGGCCGTCTGGTTCGTGAAATCCAGGACCCTCAAACGGCCGGTGCCGCTGTTCAAGGCACGGCTTGTGACCTGGCTGGAGGTGATGGCCTCCGGCGCCATCGCTCTGGCCATCGCCG comes from the Synergistales bacterium genome and includes:
- the trpB gene encoding tryptophan synthase subunit beta; the encoded protein is MEKSQLEQVRNAGYYGEFGGRYVPEALEPLLDELATAFQAAAADETFQAELERLLQEYVGRPSPITECVNTSRALGGGRLFLKREDLNHTGAHKINNALGQALLARRMGKTELIAETGAGMHGTATATVAALMNMRCTVYMGAVDVERQAPNVQRMKLLGTEVVPVQEGQQTLKEAVDAAIAAWVERPEAFYLLGSAVGPHPYPEMVRTFQSVIGREARGQFMQREELLPDYAVACVGGGSNAIGLFSAFLDDPSVQIVGVEPSGRNLDPGQHAATLTKGAPGVIHGFRSYVLTDDNGEPAEVYSISAGLDYPGVGPEHAFLKESGRVHYDTASDEDALSAFAYLSEKEGIIPALESAHAVAYALRILPELEPHQTVLVNLSGRGDKDMDSVFKTR
- a CDS encoding phosphatidylglycerophosphatase A; this encodes MIPIKEKHSWSPRFVLATGFGLGLLPLCPGSFAALIGLGLHLAVMQASMPVMYGVVLAGFLAFSAGTILLNNWAEAYWKEGDSSHFVLDEVAGYLFAALLFPARSLAGALAIFFLFRIFDIIKLPGARYIDRNWHSGWGVLTDDLVSATYAAVVMHILVRYTTLFGV
- a CDS encoding calcium-translocating P-type ATPase, PMCA-type, with the protein product MERHEDNTPTLQGLTEKEVRTRREQYGTNVLTPPERDPWWKLFLEKFDDPIIRILLVAAVIALVSGWFEGSMIEGFGILTAVFLATFVAFINEYKAGKEFDLLNKTSDDAPVTVIRSGDYTTVPRRDLVVGDLVLVETGDEIPADGELVEAVSLQVNESSLTGESVPIRKAPWKERDNREGDHTYPPYNLLRETLVSEGHGTMRVTAVGDSTEIGKTARSASEKTEQDSPLLRQLDRLGRWISIFGFSVAAVTFAALIGRGVVAGEFDLSPGQWFFTAGATAAVLLALARIWFPVVDDAFVLSGRGPTPKPFRTPPSWGASVLGAAALFLAVLLVGRMAGLIPHAPGAWLPAEVALHFLQYFMIVVTIIVVAVPEGLPLSTTLSLAYSMRKMVATNNLVRRMTACETIGAATVICSDKTGTLTMNRMNVRTGRFPESDDGTLPPEVVEGMAVNATANLGTDEEGNPTRLGNPTECALLMALHDRGIGYQPIRNRFTVTKQWTFTTQRKYMATYGVNEAGQKRLHIKGAPEMLLEHCTSIGNGDSQRKLGQEEREGIAGEITSYQARGMRVLGFAIHEGPLDAAGDEDPLKAGLAWLGFVAIEDPVRPEVARSVQQVRQAGIDVKIVTGDHAGTAGEVARQIGLLAEGDDEETLHIKGKDFAALDEEEARRAARQLRIMSRARPSDKLRLVRLLREEGEVVAVTGDGTNDGPALNYASVGLAMGRTGTAVAKEASDIILLDDSFGTIARAVMWGRSLYLNIQRFILFQLTVNLAAVGTAMLGPFLGIELPLTVIQMLWVNLIMDTFAALALATEPPDWRLMENPPRRLRDFIVTPVMQSRLASMGGLFIVATVTFLLVIESDGAVTQRELTLFFTTFVMLQLWNLFNARGLGRKGYSVVGMLGQNRTFLVILGIIFLGQVAIVQFGGAVMRTVPLSLTQWIAVILCTSPVLLLGRLQRWWLTRRAKA
- the htpG gene encoding molecular chaperone HtpG, whose amino-acid sequence is MTEHTAETFSFKSEGKQLLDLMIHSVYSHKQIFLRELISNASDALDKLRVESLTDLELAPLAEDLHIRLEPDKEQRTLAIHDNGIGMDRDEVINYIGTIAKSGTQEFLKILQEQKGSEVPAELIGQFGVGFYSSFMVADRVELITRKAGSDQAWRWVSDGEGTFTMEETERQEQGTTVILHLTTADEEENLEDYAEPQVLRRIVKRYSDFVAYPIRMKGDEEDEVLNSMKAIWTRPEEEVTEEEYNEFYKHISHDWQDPLQRIRYSAEGTSTFKALLYIPAKAPFDLYIQDVERGVQLYVRRVFIMQDCKDLIPEYLRFLRGVVDSEDLTLNISRELLQKNRQIRMIRKNITRKVLDTLKKMKNQEPDQYRIFWGEFGRVLKEGILHDEKQRETIMEMSLFPSTTEEQTSLQEYIDRMSEGQKTIYFLSGASLETLKASPHLEAFREKGYEVLLLSDQVDDVWSQMVTEFKDYQLQSAAKGAVEFGEEAEDSESGEGREKEKEQQAPAAFLQALGRKLEDHVKEVRISKRLTSSPACLVGEEHDMSPQLEQLMKSMGQEVPPTRRILEVNPGHPVVRRLERLYETNPDDDRLQHYGRLLYGQAVLAEGGTLDNPTEFSRELAEFMTEAIGSDTE
- a CDS encoding serine/threonine-protein phosphatase, with translation MRCTGTGFSRIGERGTNEDSWTFANLPSGCLAVVADGLGGQEGGEVASAIATDVMRRSLESSLESDGQVLASAVGEAHGSIRTEQTRRDLPEMMTTVVALLVQGDQAWWAHVGDSRCYLLREGALRLLTEDHTPLGEMVRTGRLQPGDLRHHPMRNMLSRCLGHPDEANLSVPTGTDTVQPGDRFLLCSDGLWEPVDEERMEATARDAATPEEWTGLLEEEVLRLGTPRQDNYTAVVVQME
- a CDS encoding HD-GYP domain-containing protein; this encodes MMLATKDLRPGLVLGEDIRNTTGNTLLARGVVLNERYIRRLEKSGVQFVKIALTPDEEKPGSPSHLNDTRARQIQHEITHIHQIFAEKKTLDRKLLKELTENLTSLIKDILAGDDQILREIRYLSSHDQYTYEHSWMVMVTAVLLAAKASEQELIPEMSYQDQVNLALGTSLHDLGKVNIPDTILNKPGRLEEQEMDIMKEHPQHGFDLIRNNPNIHPMAKAIVLHHHQRWDGSGYGPKSGDLMAGKEIPPLVRIASLADVYDALVTDRPYRAGFLPQKALDIIDSESGGYFDPTLVPLFTAIAPPYPAGSLLFTTEGLIGATLQAYHKPPVNIYVIASLSQETKDSVGAIRKAGKDDILTGGTSLNGLAEHIGKLPGLPPALQDDRCTLTTLDSWRGPIHSALGFLTKRCS
- a CDS encoding DMT family transporter — translated: MPLSGILFALATALCWALAPLFYRRNMAEELPFFKMNAMRSLGFLGFMVTAVLIMHPPHLMAAPGVIALIACGTIIGNVTGDLFYMSAIGATGVGRATGIASIYPLVVTTIAVIWLDERVTLPILTGTLAVIFGLNLLRNVKSVGMAGADLKKGFLLALGAALCWGTSFPVSRWVMVNTDLDYITLNFWRSCAFLPAIWAVWFVKSRTLKRPVPLFKARLVTWLEVMASGAIALAIAGLCLAAALDRAPASLVSPLTASSPLLATFLGMLLFKEEVSRRQWFGVACIVVGTVIIGR